The proteins below are encoded in one region of Myxococcales bacterium:
- the thiC gene encoding phosphomethylpyrimidine synthase ThiC: MPTWTLPHRGAHNPSTLREGTSPGSLANAADIGGPLAFSSPDTPGMPPPSDKTAWDFLPDGWRRGDDGFAVAPEGFVPVTQLEHARLGAVTPEMRRVAASERHLTPEQVRDEVAAGRMIIPANRVHLSYALEPMCIGRASRTKINANLGASPVSSGLDEEVEKMRWSVRWGADTVMDLSTGGDLDACRDAIIRASSVPIGTVPIYSMIIGRKIEELSEAVILETLRKQAAQGVDYFTIHAGVLREHLAFVQKRLIGIVSRGGSLLAKWMLVHGAENPMYTLFERICDVMREYDVSFSLGDGLRPGGLADASDQAQLNELETLGELTERAWKKGIQVMIEGPGHVPFDQIEYNMKLERRLCHGAPFYVLGPLVTDVFPGYDHITSCIGATSAAYHGASMLCYVTPKEHVGLPKKDDVKQGCIAYKIAAHAADVALGIPGARDWDDNLTKARAALNWERHFELAFDGDYARALHDEDLDVDTDFCAMCGHDWCSVRISKEIVEFASGKADGFERERVLKSPALTPEQRATLEKRGVLPPEELHRLATKTKALVGAEAGAKAGCHSDNVDPDAALEIQAQRLIPLRKKDEPRAP; the protein is encoded by the coding sequence ATGCCCACCTGGACCTTGCCCCACCGCGGCGCTCACAATCCATCGACACTGCGCGAAGGAACGAGCCCGGGTTCCCTCGCCAACGCCGCTGACATCGGCGGCCCGCTCGCCTTTTCGTCGCCGGACACTCCCGGCATGCCGCCCCCCAGCGACAAGACTGCCTGGGATTTCCTGCCCGATGGCTGGCGGCGTGGCGATGACGGGTTCGCGGTTGCGCCGGAGGGGTTCGTCCCCGTCACCCAGCTCGAGCACGCACGCCTCGGCGCGGTCACGCCCGAAATGCGGCGCGTCGCCGCCAGCGAAAGGCACCTGACACCCGAGCAGGTTCGGGACGAAGTGGCGGCCGGTCGCATGATCATTCCGGCCAACCGCGTGCACCTCTCGTACGCGCTCGAGCCGATGTGCATTGGCAGGGCCAGTCGCACCAAGATCAACGCGAACCTGGGCGCCTCACCGGTCTCCAGCGGCCTCGACGAGGAGGTCGAGAAGATGCGCTGGTCGGTGCGCTGGGGCGCAGACACGGTGATGGACCTCTCGACCGGCGGAGATCTCGACGCCTGTCGGGACGCGATCATTCGGGCCTCCAGCGTGCCCATCGGCACCGTGCCGATCTACTCGATGATCATCGGGCGCAAGATCGAAGAGCTGAGCGAGGCGGTCATCCTGGAGACGCTGCGCAAGCAAGCGGCGCAGGGCGTCGATTACTTCACCATTCACGCGGGGGTGCTGCGTGAGCACCTGGCCTTCGTGCAAAAACGCCTGATTGGCATCGTCAGTCGCGGAGGCTCCCTGCTGGCAAAGTGGATGCTGGTGCATGGTGCAGAGAACCCGATGTACACGCTGTTCGAGCGGATCTGCGACGTGATGCGTGAGTACGACGTCTCGTTCTCTCTCGGCGACGGCCTGCGTCCGGGTGGGCTCGCGGACGCCAGCGACCAGGCCCAGCTGAACGAGCTCGAGACGTTGGGGGAGCTCACCGAGCGCGCCTGGAAGAAGGGCATTCAGGTCATGATCGAGGGACCCGGGCACGTGCCGTTCGATCAGATCGAATACAACATGAAGCTCGAGCGTCGCCTGTGTCACGGCGCGCCGTTCTACGTGCTCGGTCCGCTCGTGACGGATGTCTTCCCCGGTTACGATCACATCACGAGCTGCATCGGTGCGACGTCAGCGGCGTACCACGGAGCGTCGATGCTGTGCTACGTCACGCCGAAGGAACACGTCGGTCTGCCCAAGAAGGACGACGTGAAGCAGGGTTGTATCGCCTACAAGATCGCGGCGCACGCCGCGGACGTGGCGCTCGGCATTCCGGGGGCTCGGGACTGGGACGACAACCTGACCAAGGCCCGCGCGGCGCTGAACTGGGAGAGACACTTCGAGCTCGCCTTCGACGGTGACTACGCCCGGGCGCTGCACGACGAAGATCTCGACGTCGACACCGACTTTTGCGCGATGTGCGGGCACGACTGGTGCTCGGTGCGCATCTCCAAGGAGATCGTGGAGTTTGCGAGTGGCAAGGCGGACGGGTTCGAGCGCGAGCGCGTGCTCAAGAGCCCGGCGCTGACACCCGAGCAGCGGGCCACGCTCGAGAAGCGGGGTGTGCTCCCGCCGGAGGAATTGCACCGCTTGGCGACCAAGACCAAGGCACTCGTGGGCGCCGAGGCGGGCGCAAAGGCCGGCTGCCACAGCGACAACGTCGACCCGGACGCCGCGCTCGAGATTCAGGCGCAGCGCCTGATCCCGCTACGCAAGAAGGACGAACCGCGCGCTCCCTGA
- a CDS encoding protein kinase, translating to MKGPTTPDDLLDSADTISVETQKVSVSTKSVDLTAGQLIGGKYRLVRRLGEGGMASVWVAHNEALDINVAIKFIRSDLANADLGNRLLQEARAAARLGHPGIVRVSDFGKTATGDPYIVMELLNGEDLGEVIKRKGPMAPLKAVRTLLPIVDALAVAHGKKIVHRDLKPENIFLAQEENGKVQPKVVDFGIAKLEQDDTARITQMGAAMGSPAYMSPEQARGLDVDARTDVWAMCVVFYEVMTGSLPFNGNSYTALVVAILEGKPKPLTELGIGDDELWRIVAKGLEKDENLRWPNMRELGGALARWALAHSVADDITGSNLQSSWVERPPDSMPMEGNSMMPAAQSAVAGTGSGPAATQLSATVSGASVARSRSTVVIVGVSVVVALVIGAGVALRALSGPTPKPEAENSAVFTASTALGASTPVVPTVMPTAPSAAPEASPEPAMSAEPEASAKTPMPAHKPSVKNPAVGGKPVAKPPETPKVPEKTPDKPAKPPEKDPLDTLKPF from the coding sequence ATGAAGGGTCCGACCACACCCGACGACCTCCTGGATTCGGCCGATACGATCTCGGTCGAGACCCAGAAGGTCAGCGTGTCGACGAAGAGCGTCGACCTGACCGCCGGGCAGTTGATCGGCGGGAAATACCGGCTGGTCCGCCGGCTGGGTGAAGGCGGAATGGCCAGCGTCTGGGTCGCCCACAACGAGGCCCTCGACATCAACGTCGCCATCAAGTTCATCCGCTCGGATCTCGCCAACGCGGACCTCGGCAATCGGCTGTTGCAGGAAGCTCGGGCGGCAGCGCGCCTCGGACACCCAGGCATCGTGCGGGTCTCGGACTTCGGCAAGACCGCGACCGGCGACCCGTACATCGTGATGGAGCTCTTGAACGGCGAAGATCTCGGTGAGGTGATCAAACGCAAGGGTCCGATGGCGCCGCTCAAGGCGGTGCGCACTCTGCTGCCCATCGTCGATGCGCTGGCGGTCGCACACGGCAAGAAGATCGTGCACCGCGATCTGAAACCCGAGAACATCTTCCTGGCGCAAGAAGAGAACGGCAAGGTCCAGCCCAAGGTCGTCGACTTTGGCATTGCCAAGCTCGAACAAGACGACACGGCCCGCATCACTCAGATGGGCGCCGCCATGGGCAGCCCGGCGTACATGTCACCGGAGCAGGCTCGCGGCCTGGACGTCGACGCACGCACGGACGTGTGGGCGATGTGTGTCGTCTTTTACGAGGTCATGACCGGCAGCCTGCCGTTCAACGGAAATTCGTACACCGCGCTGGTGGTTGCGATTCTCGAAGGCAAACCGAAGCCGCTCACCGAGCTCGGGATCGGCGACGACGAGCTGTGGCGGATCGTCGCCAAGGGGCTGGAAAAGGACGAAAACCTCCGCTGGCCAAACATGCGCGAGCTGGGCGGCGCCCTCGCGCGCTGGGCGCTCGCGCACAGCGTGGCCGACGACATCACGGGCTCGAATCTGCAGAGCTCCTGGGTCGAGCGCCCGCCGGATTCGATGCCGATGGAGGGCAATTCGATGATGCCGGCCGCTCAGTCCGCGGTCGCTGGTACCGGCTCCGGACCTGCCGCGACTCAGCTGTCTGCCACCGTGTCCGGCGCAAGTGTGGCTCGCAGTCGCTCGACCGTCGTGATCGTCGGCGTCAGCGTGGTGGTCGCGCTCGTCATCGGGGCTGGTGTTGCCCTGCGGGCGCTCAGCGGGCCAACGCCGAAACCGGAGGCCGAGAACTCAGCAGTCTTCACCGCCTCCACCGCGCTGGGCGCGAGCACGCCGGTGGTACCCACGGTGATGCCGACGGCGCCGAGCGCTGCGCCCGAAGCCAGCCCCGAGCCGGCGATGAGCGCGGAGCCCGAGGCGAGCGCCAAGACGCCGATGCCCGCACACAAGCCCAGCGTCAAAAATCCCGCGGTTGGCGGCAAGCCAGTGGCCAAGCCGCCGGAGACGCCAAAGGTCCCCGAAAAAACGCCGGACAAGCCAGCCAAGCCACCGGAGAAAGATCCGTTGGACACGCTGAAGCCCTTCTGA
- a CDS encoding PEGA domain-containing protein: MEYRAFLRGVLSACAFAGTLALAPLTASAEPAAKPVAAQAARDPAAKARAQKHFERGVVAFKDNRFKDAVDAFLDAHREFPSPALSYNAARAYDKLLDAAGALRFYREYLRQTPDASDRANVDKRIGELESKLQTERGRQQVTILSNVAGATVRIDDQPVGVAPWTGEILPGKHRVKLSLDGYQDAEEPFELDAHRAMDVSVTLEVAVAAAPGATKASKAEPIDRGTPQTGSVSWMTWTAFGVGAVALGGAAVFEVMRSSAEEDVKNEPTQVARHDAFDKMESRQKTARIFAGVGAVAVVAGGVLLALDLTKAPTQEKQPSVGLACLPGSCAATFAGRF; the protein is encoded by the coding sequence ATGGAGTATCGAGCTTTCTTGCGCGGGGTGCTCTCCGCTTGTGCATTCGCTGGGACACTTGCCCTGGCACCGCTCACGGCGAGCGCAGAGCCCGCGGCCAAACCGGTGGCGGCGCAGGCCGCCAGAGATCCCGCCGCGAAGGCCCGGGCGCAGAAGCACTTCGAGCGTGGTGTCGTCGCCTTCAAGGACAACCGCTTCAAAGACGCGGTCGACGCCTTCCTGGACGCCCACCGAGAGTTTCCCAGCCCCGCCCTCAGCTACAATGCGGCCCGCGCCTACGACAAACTGCTCGATGCCGCCGGGGCGTTGCGCTTCTACCGTGAGTATCTCCGACAGACTCCCGACGCGAGCGACCGCGCGAACGTGGACAAGCGCATCGGAGAGCTGGAAAGCAAACTGCAGACCGAGCGCGGGCGTCAGCAAGTGACGATCTTGTCGAACGTGGCGGGCGCGACAGTGCGCATCGACGACCAACCCGTCGGAGTCGCACCGTGGACTGGGGAAATCCTCCCGGGCAAACACCGGGTGAAGCTGTCTCTCGACGGTTACCAAGACGCGGAGGAGCCGTTCGAGCTCGACGCTCACCGCGCGATGGACGTCAGTGTGACACTCGAGGTCGCGGTCGCCGCGGCGCCCGGAGCAACAAAAGCATCGAAGGCGGAGCCGATCGACCGGGGCACCCCGCAGACTGGCAGCGTCAGCTGGATGACCTGGACAGCGTTTGGGGTCGGCGCCGTGGCCCTCGGTGGCGCCGCGGTCTTCGAGGTCATGCGCTCGAGCGCAGAGGAAGACGTCAAGAACGAGCCAACACAGGTTGCTCGTCACGATGCCTTCGACAAGATGGAGAGCCGGCAGAAGACCGCCCGCATCTTCGCTGGCGTCGGTGCCGTGGCCGTCGTGGCCGGCGGTGTGCTGCTGGCGCTGGACCTGACCAAGGCACCCACCCAAGAGAAACAACCTTCGGTGGGGCTCGCCTGCCTGCCGGGTAGCTGCGCCGCGACCTTTGCCGGGCGCTTTTGA